In the Candidatus Binatia bacterium genome, GGCGCTCGAGCGCGGGCACACATTCTCCTGCACCGTAACCCGCGTGGCGCACGGCTTCCCAGCCACGGCGATCAGCGCGGTACTCGAGCTCCCGGGCAAAGCCCTGTACCTGCCACACCAGCAGGAAGGCGCGCGGTCCGGCAAGCAAGTCCAGAATTAAGGATGGCCCGGGGAGAGCGACGAGGCCGCCTGTGCCGACGACCAAGGCGGCAAAGACCCTTGCGCGGTCGCCAGTGCCTGCGCGTCGTGCACGCGCCGCGCGTAGGCATGGCGTTCGACGAAGTGGGTCAGTTCGTGCGCGAGCACGCAGGCAAGCTGGGCCTCGTTGTCCAGTTGCGCGAGGAGGCCATCGCTGATCACAAGGGTGCCGTTGGGTAAAGCAAAGGCGTTGAGAAACGGATCCTCCACGACACGAAGCTGCACCGTGCTCGCGTCGAGCCCGAAGGAAGGCAGAAGCCGCGCCGCGATCCCGTCGAGGTAAGCTTCGAGCTGCGGGTCTGCCCGAAGATATTTCCGCTCTTCCATGATGCGGAGCAGATCCGCGGCGTCCGCCCACAGTTATCGCTCCTCGGCGTCCACGGGCTGCGGTCGGCTGGAGAACGGCTCCACCCGCGGTCGGGGGCAGGCTGCGCACCAACAAAGGCAGAGCACGAGCAAGAGAAGATGGTGTCGGGCCACTGCGGAGCTGGCCTTTGCCCCGGAGCTTACGTGTACCCGCGGGTGGTGAGGAGTCACCCCGCCGGGGAGACACGGTGGCCGCGAACCCCCGATTTTCGAGCTCGTTGCGATCTTCGCTCGAAATTCCTTGCGATCACGCCTCGTCCAGAGCCCGTTCACATTGTCAATTTTCTACACGCGTCTGACTCCCCTGCCAATTCTGGATTCCCCTTTCCCTGTTCACCCACCGCGCCCCGTGCGTGACTGGCCACTCGCCGCGGCTGAGAAGTGCCGTGTATGCCACGAGGTTCCGCCGAGGCATCGCAGGGGCGTCGGCCGATCGCTCCTCCGTGTGCCCCCGCTGCGTCGCACTCGAAGGATTCGAGCGGTCCGTGGCGCATTGTCCCCCGCCACCCTACGGCCGGGGAACCGGCCCCCTACGTTTCCCGCAATCCCCCGCCGCTCGGCAGTTGCTACTCCGCCGGTTGCTTCTGGCACCGAGACCGGCCGCGCGCCGGGCGTTGTGCAGCAGTTTTGGCATCCGTTGATGGTTCCGGTACCAGGCACCTTGGAGGTACCGTGAATTAGCGCGTCGCGGCGGATCGCTCGGAATCGCGGTATGCGGCACCATACCGGCAGGCGCGATGTGGAATAACAGTTCGCGTCTCGACGCGGAATCGATCACCATCGTGGCCCCGATTGTCTGCCAGATGCCTGGCCGTTGGGGATCCGAGGTGTCCACATAGCTCCTCTTTCCGAGCAGCGGCGCAACCGGGTGCGGTCCGGGCGCGAACCTGTTGGGCACTGCGAAGATCGAGATTTGCACGCTGCGGACAATTGCCCGTGCGCTCGCGAGTGCCGGCCTCGTCGACCACGAGGTGCCTCGCAACCGCTGTTGTTCCGAGCGCGCTGCTCGCACCGAGAAAGAGTTCCTCGACCGTTGTAACGCCATCGCCCTTGCAATGTCTCCGGAACACAGT is a window encoding:
- a CDS encoding M48 family metallopeptidase; amino-acid sequence: MEERKYLRADPQLEAYLDGIAARLLPSFGLDASTVQLRVVEDPFLNAFALPNGTLVISDGLLAQLDNEAQLACVLAHELTHFVERHAYARRVHDAQALATAQGSLPPWSSAQAASSLSPGHP